The Streptococcus sp. 29896 genome includes a region encoding these proteins:
- the fusA gene encoding elongation factor G — protein sequence MAREFSLEKTRNIGIMAHVDAGKTTTTERILYYTGKIHKIGETHEGASQMDWMEQEQERGITITSAATTAQWNNHRVNIIDTPGHVDFTIEVQRSLRVLDGAVTVLDSQSGVEPQTETVWRQATEYGVPRIVFANKMDKIGADFLYSVSTLHERLQANAHPIQLPIGSEDEFRGIIDLIKMKAEIYTNDLGTDILEEDIPAEYLDQAQEYREKLVEAVAETDEELMMKYLEGEEITNEELKAAIRKATINVEFFPVLCGSAFKNKGVQLMLDAVIDYLPSPVDIPAIKGINPDTDAEEERHASDEEPFAALAFKIMTDPFVGRLTFFRVYSGVLNSGSYVMNTSKGKRERIGRILQMHANSRQEIETVYAGDIAAAVGLKDTTTGDSLTDEKAKVILESIHVPEPVIQLMVEPKSKADQDKMGIALSKLAEEDPTFRVETNVETGETVISGMGELHLDVLVDRMRREFKVEANVGAPQVSYRETFRASTQARGFFKRQSGGKGQFGDVWIEFTPNEEGKGFEFENAIVGGVVPREFIPAVEKGLVESMANGVLAGYPIVDVKAKLYDGSYHDVDSSETAFKVAASLALKEAAKSAQPTILEPMMLVTITAPEDNLGDVMGHVTARRGRVDGMEARGNTQIVRAYVPLAEMFGYATVLRSATQGRGTFMMVFDHYEDVPKSVQDEIIKKNGGNA from the coding sequence ATGGCACGCGAATTTTCATTAGAAAAAACTCGTAATATCGGTATCATGGCGCACGTTGACGCGGGTAAAACAACGACAACTGAGCGTATTCTTTACTACACTGGTAAAATCCACAAAATCGGTGAAACTCACGAAGGTGCATCACAAATGGACTGGATGGAGCAAGAGCAAGAGCGTGGTATCACTATCACATCTGCTGCGACAACAGCTCAATGGAACAACCACCGTGTAAACATCATCGACACACCAGGACACGTGGATTTTACAATCGAAGTACAACGTTCACTTCGCGTTCTTGATGGTGCGGTAACCGTTCTTGACTCACAATCAGGTGTTGAGCCACAAACTGAAACAGTATGGCGTCAAGCAACTGAATACGGTGTTCCACGTATCGTATTCGCTAACAAAATGGATAAAATCGGTGCTGACTTCCTTTACTCAGTAAGCACACTTCATGAGCGTCTTCAAGCAAATGCTCATCCAATCCAATTGCCAATCGGTTCTGAAGACGAGTTCCGTGGTATCATCGACTTGATCAAGATGAAAGCTGAAATCTATACTAACGACCTTGGTACAGATATTCTTGAAGAAGATATTCCAGCTGAATACCTTGACCAAGCTCAAGAATACCGTGAAAAATTGGTTGAAGCAGTTGCTGAAACTGATGAAGAATTGATGATGAAATACCTTGAAGGTGAAGAAATCACAAACGAAGAATTGAAAGCTGCTATCCGTAAAGCGACTATCAATGTTGAATTCTTCCCAGTATTGTGTGGTTCTGCCTTCAAAAACAAAGGTGTTCAATTGATGCTTGATGCGGTTATTGACTACCTTCCAAGTCCAGTTGATATCCCTGCTATCAAAGGTATCAACCCAGATACAGATGCTGAAGAAGAGCGTCATGCTTCTGATGAAGAGCCATTTGCAGCTCTTGCCTTCAAGATCATGACTGACCCATTCGTAGGTCGTTTGACATTCTTCCGTGTTTACTCAGGTGTCCTTAACAGCGGTTCATACGTAATGAACACTTCTAAAGGTAAACGTGAGCGTATCGGACGTATCCTTCAAATGCACGCAAATAGCCGTCAAGAAATTGAAACTGTTTACGCTGGTGACATTGCCGCTGCGGTTGGTTTGAAAGATACTACAACTGGTGACTCATTGACAGATGAAAAAGCAAAAGTAATCCTTGAGTCAATCCACGTTCCAGAACCAGTTATCCAATTGATGGTTGAGCCTAAGTCTAAAGCTGACCAAGATAAGATGGGTATTGCCCTTTCTAAATTGGCTGAAGAAGATCCAACATTCCGCGTTGAAACAAACGTTGAAACTGGTGAAACAGTTATCTCTGGTATGGGTGAGTTGCACTTGGATGTCCTTGTTGACCGTATGCGTCGTGAATTCAAGGTTGAAGCAAACGTAGGTGCTCCTCAAGTATCATACCGTGAAACATTCCGCGCTTCTACACAAGCTCGTGGTTTCTTCAAACGCCAGTCTGGTGGTAAAGGTCAGTTCGGTGACGTTTGGATCGAATTCACACCAAACGAAGAAGGAAAAGGTTTCGAGTTCGAGAACGCTATCGTCGGTGGTGTGGTTCCACGTGAATTCATCCCAGCGGTTGAAAAAGGTCTCGTAGAATCTATGGCTAACGGTGTTCTTGCTGGTTACCCAATCGTTGACGTGAAAGCTAAGCTTTACGATGGTTCATACCACGATGTCGACTCATCTGAAACAGCCTTCAAAGTGGCAGCATCTCTTGCCCTTAAAGAAGCTGCTAAATCAGCTCAACCAACTATCCTTGAGCCAATGATGCTTGTAACCATCACTGCACCAGAAGATAACCTTGGTGACGTTATGGGTCACGTGACTGCACGTCGTGGTCGCGTTGATGGTATGGAAGCTCGTGGTAACACACAAATCGTTCGTGCTTATGTGCCACTTGCTGAAATGTTCGGTTACGCAACTGTACTTCGTTCAGCAACACAAGGTCGCGGTACCTTCATGATGGTATTTGACCACTACGAAGATGTACCAAAATCTGTACAAGATGAAATCATCAAGAAAAACGGTGGCAATGCATAA